The Clostridium sporogenes genome contains a region encoding:
- the hisA gene encoding 1-(5-phosphoribosyl)-5-[(5-phosphoribosylamino)methylideneamino]imidazole-4-carboxamide isomerase: MIILPAIDLKEGKCIRLYQGDFKASKVVAEDPIKVAINFKESGAEYIHIVDLDGALTGEIKNLSIISSIIKTINMPVELGGGIRNLDTIDMLIDAGIERVILGTAALNNRELVEKAVKKYDKKIVIGIDAKNEKVAINGWLNVSSTNYIDFAKEMEKIGVTNIIFTDISKDGTLKGPNLNQLKELNKSVSCNIIASGGIKDIEDLKVIKEMDIYGAIVGKAIYSGNIDLKEAIKIINKESFK, from the coding sequence ATGATAATTTTACCTGCTATAGATTTAAAAGAGGGTAAATGTATTAGATTATATCAAGGAGATTTTAAAGCTTCAAAGGTGGTAGCAGAAGATCCTATAAAGGTAGCAATAAACTTTAAAGAGAGTGGAGCAGAATATATACATATAGTGGATTTAGACGGAGCTCTTACTGGAGAAATTAAAAATTTATCTATAATTTCTTCCATAATAAAAACAATTAATATGCCTGTAGAGCTTGGAGGGGGAATAAGAAATTTAGATACAATAGATATGCTTATAGATGCAGGAATTGAAAGGGTAATATTAGGTACAGCTGCACTAAATAATAGAGAACTTGTTGAAAAGGCTGTTAAAAAATATGATAAAAAAATTGTCATAGGAATAGATGCTAAAAATGAAAAGGTAGCTATAAATGGATGGCTAAATGTAAGTAGTACAAACTATATAGATTTTGCTAAGGAAATGGAAAAGATAGGAGTTACAAATATTATATTTACGGATATTAGTAAAGATGGAACTTTAAAGGGGCCTAATTTAAATCAGCTTAAAGAACTAAATAAGAGTGTAAGTTGTAATATTATAGCTTCAGGAGGTATTAAAGATATAGAAGATTTAAAGGTTATAAAGGAAATGGATATTTATGGAGCTATTGTAGGTAAAGCTATATATTCAGGGAATATTGATTTAAAAGAAGCTATTAAAATTATAAATAAGGAGAGTTTTAAATGA
- the hisG gene encoding ATP phosphoribosyltransferase codes for MKKIKIALTKGRLEKKAIEIFKTININTKELEDKGRKLIFNCENEEYNIEFFLVKAKDVETYVEYGAADIGIVGKDTLMETNREFYEVLDLNVGKCKFALAALPSFKLDQGYNRKKIATKYPNIAREYFRKKGIDVELIKIEGSVELGPIVGLADAIVDIVETGNTLRENGLVVVEDICEISARIIVNKASMKTKRDEIIKIIENVSEVIKQ; via the coding sequence TTGAAAAAGATAAAAATAGCATTAACTAAGGGCAGACTTGAAAAGAAAGCTATTGAAATATTTAAAACTATTAATATTAATACTAAGGAATTAGAAGATAAAGGAAGAAAACTCATTTTTAATTGTGAAAATGAAGAATATAATATAGAGTTTTTTTTAGTTAAAGCTAAAGATGTAGAAACCTATGTAGAATATGGTGCTGCGGATATAGGTATCGTAGGAAAGGATACTTTAATGGAGACAAATAGGGAGTTTTATGAAGTTCTAGATCTGAATGTGGGAAAGTGTAAATTTGCTTTAGCCGCCTTACCTAGTTTTAAATTAGACCAAGGATACAATAGAAAAAAAATAGCAACTAAATATCCTAACATAGCAAGGGAATATTTTAGAAAAAAAGGCATAGATGTGGAATTAATTAAAATAGAGGGGTCCGTAGAATTAGGACCTATTGTAGGGCTTGCAGATGCCATAGTAGATATTGTAGAAACAGGAAATACTTTAAGAGAAAATGGTTTAGTAGTTGTGGAAGATATATGTGAAATAAGTGCAAGAATAATAGTAAATAAGGCTAGTATGAAAACAAAAAGGGATGAAATTATAAAAATAATTGAAAATGTAAGTGAGGTAATAAAGCAATAA
- the hisH gene encoding imidazole glycerol phosphate synthase subunit HisH codes for MISIVDYDMGNLKSVENALNFLGIKSVITSDREVILNSDGVILPGVGAFPDAINNIKRNSIDKVLKEVVKKDKPLLGICLGMQLLFEESEEIKSCRGLGFFKGKIEKMKVNLKIPHMGWNSLSFCKDSSILKGIKEGSYVYYVHSYYAKVEEEGILNAYSQYGIEVPGIVSKRNIYGIQFHPEKSGDIGLKILSNFGEMIK; via the coding sequence GTGATTTCAATTGTGGATTATGATATGGGAAATTTAAAAAGTGTGGAAAATGCCCTTAATTTTTTAGGTATAAAGTCTGTAATAACATCAGATAGGGAAGTGATTTTAAATAGTGATGGAGTAATATTACCAGGAGTAGGAGCGTTTCCAGATGCCATTAATAACATTAAAAGAAATAGTATTGATAAAGTTTTAAAGGAAGTAGTAAAAAAGGATAAACCTTTACTTGGAATATGTCTTGGAATGCAGCTTTTATTTGAAGAAAGTGAAGAGATTAAAAGCTGTAGAGGGTTAGGTTTTTTTAAAGGGAAAATAGAAAAAATGAAGGTGAATTTAAAAATACCACATATGGGCTGGAATAGTTTAAGTTTTTGTAAGGATTCCTCAATACTTAAGGGAATAAAAGAGGGGAGTTATGTGTATTATGTTCACTCTTATTATGCAAAAGTTGAAGAGGAAGGAATATTAAATGCTTATTCCCAATACGGAATAGAGGTACCGGGAATAGTAAGTAAAAGAAATATTTATGGAATACAGTTTCATCCTGAAAAAAGTGGAGATATAGGACTTAAAATATTAAGTAATTTTGGGGAGATGATAAAATGA
- a CDS encoding ATP phosphoribosyltransferase regulatory subunit, translated as MEKWNKYIPEGMKDILFEESDIKLNIEDQLRKVYKYSGFSEIISPTLEFYDVFNSNIQTIPQEKMYKLFDNLGRILVLRPDMTTSIGRITGTKMKGCTYPLKLCYTANIFRVNEKLNGKLGEITQSGIEIIGTKGIRSDVDSIVTAINALLSLGLRNFKIELGEAGFFQALTENMEIKEDNLKKLKEIIRNKNCVALKKFLDEISSKYSNKDFELIENLPKLFGGIETIEEAKALTKNEKALKSLDDIYKIYKSIEDIGLGAYISIDLGMVQNIDYYTGIIFKAYVEEIGDSILSGGRYDNLIQHFGMELPATGFAINVDDVIIALKKQNRVPIDKDKKVLIFYKEEFFKKAYDFMEELKKKKIICELSLLEYEKEILTYSKKKGIDFIIGFTGEEKLFVKDLKSDNIVFLEKNEIKDLLVCN; from the coding sequence ATGGAAAAGTGGAATAAGTATATACCAGAAGGTATGAAAGATATTTTATTTGAAGAGAGCGATATAAAATTAAATATAGAGGATCAATTAAGAAAAGTTTATAAATATAGTGGATTTTCTGAAATAATATCTCCTACATTAGAATTTTATGATGTATTTAATTCTAATATTCAAACTATACCTCAAGAAAAAATGTATAAACTTTTTGATAATTTAGGAAGAATTCTTGTTTTAAGACCAGATATGACTACTTCTATAGGAAGAATTACAGGGACTAAAATGAAGGGATGTACATACCCACTTAAACTTTGTTACACAGCAAATATATTTAGGGTTAATGAAAAATTAAATGGGAAGCTAGGAGAAATAACTCAATCAGGGATTGAGATAATTGGAACTAAAGGAATAAGATCTGATGTAGATAGTATAGTTACAGCTATAAATGCTCTTTTAAGTTTAGGGCTTAGAAATTTTAAAATAGAACTAGGAGAGGCTGGATTTTTTCAGGCTCTAACAGAAAACATGGAAATAAAAGAGGATAATTTAAAAAAATTAAAAGAAATAATAAGAAATAAAAACTGTGTGGCTCTCAAAAAATTTTTAGATGAAATAAGTTCAAAATATTCAAATAAAGATTTTGAACTTATAGAAAACCTCCCTAAATTATTTGGAGGCATTGAAACTATAGAAGAGGCTAAGGCTTTAACTAAAAATGAAAAAGCTTTAAAATCCTTAGATGATATATATAAGATATATAAATCCATAGAAGATATAGGGCTTGGAGCATATATATCCATTGATCTTGGAATGGTTCAAAACATAGATTATTATACAGGAATTATATTTAAAGCTTATGTAGAAGAAATAGGTGACTCTATATTAAGTGGAGGAAGATATGATAATTTAATTCAACATTTTGGAATGGAGCTACCTGCTACAGGATTTGCCATTAATGTAGATGATGTAATAATTGCTTTAAAAAAACAAAATAGAGTACCTATAGATAAAGATAAGAAGGTTTTAATATTTTACAAGGAGGAGTTTTTTAAAAAGGCATATGATTTTATGGAAGAGTTAAAGAAGAAAAAAATTATATGTGAATTAAGTCTTTTAGAGTATGAGAAAGAAATATTAACATATTCAAAAAAGAAAGGTATAGATTTTATTATAGGATTTACAGGAGAAGAAAAATTATTTGTTAAGGATTTAAAATCAGATAACATAGTTTTCTTAGAGAAAAATGAAATTAAAGATTTATTAGTGTGTAATTAG
- the hisB gene encoding imidazoleglycerol-phosphate dehydratase HisB, with protein MKESVAKIYRKTSETEVKSEINLYGEGKYDIKTGIGFFDHMLNLMARHGLIDLKLEAKGDLQVDSHHTVEDVGIVLGQSFKEALGDKKGIKRYGTSFVPMDEALASVSIDLSGRPYIVCDFNFTVEKLDEMDTELVEEFLRALAFNAGITLHARVLYGKNNHHMIEAVFKALGRALREAVDKDERINGVMSTKGTL; from the coding sequence ATGAAAGAAAGTGTAGCTAAGATTTATAGAAAAACTTCAGAAACAGAAGTAAAGTCGGAAATTAATTTATATGGAGAAGGAAAATATGATATAAAAACTGGCATAGGTTTTTTTGATCATATGCTAAATCTTATGGCAAGGCATGGACTTATTGATTTAAAACTAGAGGCAAAAGGTGATTTACAGGTAGATTCTCATCATACCGTGGAAGATGTAGGGATAGTTTTAGGGCAGAGTTTTAAAGAAGCTTTAGGGGATAAAAAAGGTATTAAAAGATATGGAACTAGCTTTGTTCCTATGGATGAAGCCTTAGCCAGTGTGTCTATAGATCTGAGTGGAAGGCCATATATAGTATGTGATTTTAACTTTACTGTAGAAAAATTAGATGAAATGGATACAGAATTAGTGGAAGAATTTTTAAGAGCATTGGCTTTTAATGCTGGAATAACTCTACATGCTAGGGTACTATATGGTAAAAATAATCATCATATGATAGAGGCGGTTTTTAAAGCTTTAGGTAGAGCTCTAAGAGAGGCTGTAGATAAAGATGAAAGAATAAATGGGGTTATGTCTACTAAAGGTACACTATAG
- the hisD gene encoding histidinol dehydrogenase yields MINIVKINEDNKQQCMNSLKSRSKEVQKDVIISVKKILEDINENGDKALIKYTNKFDSKKINLENIRVTAKEIKKAYELVDEKFIEAIKIAKENIWFYHEKQKQKSWMVTKEDGIILGQQIRALETVGIYVPGGTAAYPSSVLMNTLPAKVAGVEKIVMITPPCKDGSINPNILVAANIAGVDEIYKAGGAQGIGALAYGTEIIPKVDKIIGPGNIYVAMAKRSVYGFVDIDMIAGPSEILIIADESSDARFIAADFMSQAEHDVLASSILVTTSEKLAQKVIKQLNIQIKNLSRKEIILTSIKDYGAIFVVDDLEEAIEIANDISPEHLEIMTEEPFTILGQIKNAGSVFLGKYAPEPLGDYMAGPNHVLPTSGSARFFSPLSVDDYIKKSSFTYYTKKALEKVKDVTIIMAETEGLTAHANSIRVRFDNKNF; encoded by the coding sequence ATGATAAATATAGTTAAAATAAATGAAGACAATAAACAACAGTGTATGAATAGTTTGAAAAGCAGGTCAAAGGAAGTCCAAAAGGACGTAATTATTTCTGTCAAAAAAATACTAGAGGACATAAATGAAAATGGGGATAAAGCATTAATAAAATATACTAATAAATTTGATAGTAAAAAAATAAATTTAGAAAATATTAGGGTTACTGCCAAAGAGATAAAAAAGGCTTATGAATTAGTTGATGAAAAATTTATAGAGGCTATAAAAATCGCTAAAGAAAATATATGGTTTTATCATGAGAAGCAAAAACAAAAATCCTGGATGGTAACAAAAGAAGATGGAATAATTTTAGGTCAGCAAATTAGAGCTTTAGAGACTGTAGGCATATACGTTCCAGGAGGAACAGCAGCTTACCCTTCTTCAGTATTAATGAACACCCTTCCAGCTAAAGTAGCAGGAGTAGAAAAAATAGTTATGATAACTCCTCCATGTAAGGATGGAAGTATTAATCCTAATATTTTAGTAGCTGCTAATATTGCAGGGGTTGATGAAATATACAAAGCAGGAGGAGCACAAGGAATAGGAGCTTTAGCTTATGGAACAGAAATCATACCAAAGGTGGATAAAATAATAGGTCCAGGTAATATATATGTGGCTATGGCAAAAAGAAGTGTTTATGGCTTTGTGGATATAGATATGATAGCAGGACCTAGTGAAATTTTGATTATAGCAGATGAAAGTTCTGATGCCAGATTTATAGCAGCAGATTTTATGTCTCAAGCTGAGCATGATGTATTGGCATCCTCAATTTTAGTTACTACCTCTGAAAAATTAGCACAAAAGGTAATAAAGCAATTAAATATACAGATAAAAAATCTTTCAAGGAAAGAAATAATACTTACATCCATTAAAGATTATGGTGCTATTTTTGTAGTAGATGATTTAGAAGAAGCTATAGAGATTGCTAATGATATATCACCAGAACATTTAGAGATTATGACAGAGGAACCCTTTACTATTTTAGGACAAATTAAAAATGCAGGCTCTGTATTCTTAGGTAAATATGCTCCAGAGCCATTGGGAGATTATATGGCAGGACCCAATCATGTATTGCCTACTAGCGGTAGTGCAAGATTTTTTTCACCTCTTTCAGTAGATGATTATATTAAGAAATCAAGTTTTACATACTATACCAAAAAGGCATTAGAAAAAGTAAAAGATGTTACTATAATCATGGCTGAAACAGAGGGATTAACTGCTCATGCAAATTCTATAAGGGTAAGATTTGATAACAAAAATTTTTAA
- the rbsK gene encoding ribokinase: MDIAVIGSNMVDLISYIDRMPKEGETLEAPDFKMGCGGKGANQAVVAARLKSDVMMVSKVGDDLFGQNTTKNLKTNGVNTDFVTVEKDQASGVAPIFVDKESKNSILIIKGANKSLSPKDIDDASEELKKCSLIILQLEIQLETVYYAIDFANKNNIPVLLNPAPATKKLDFHYVYKCDFFVPNETELEILTNKPVNTIEDIKEAAHLIGDKGVKNVIVTMGSKGLLWINKDEEHFIKARKVDAVDTTGAGDGFIGCFAHYYVATEDILLALEKATAYAALSVTRYGTQTSYPTKEEFEEFLK; the protein is encoded by the coding sequence ATAGACATTGCAGTTATTGGTTCAAATATGGTAGATTTGATAAGTTATATTGATAGAATGCCTAAAGAAGGTGAAACATTAGAGGCGCCAGATTTTAAAATGGGATGTGGGGGTAAGGGAGCAAACCAAGCCGTTGTGGCTGCAAGATTAAAATCAGATGTTATGATGGTAAGTAAAGTTGGAGATGATTTATTTGGACAAAACACTACCAAAAATTTAAAAACCAATGGTGTGAATACAGATTTTGTAACTGTTGAAAAAGATCAAGCTAGTGGAGTTGCACCTATTTTTGTTGATAAAGAGTCTAAAAATAGTATTTTAATTATTAAAGGTGCTAATAAGAGTTTATCTCCTAAGGACATAGATGATGCAAGTGAAGAATTGAAAAAATGCTCTTTAATCATTTTACAATTGGAAATTCAGTTAGAAACTGTTTATTATGCTATAGATTTTGCTAATAAAAATAACATTCCCGTACTATTAAATCCTGCGCCTGCTACGAAAAAGCTCGATTTTCATTATGTTTATAAATGTGATTTCTTTGTACCCAATGAAACAGAATTAGAGATTTTAACAAATAAACCTGTAAACACAATAGAAGATATAAAAGAAGCTGCTCATTTAATTGGAGATAAAGGAGTTAAAAATGTAATTGTTACAATGGGTAGCAAAGGTTTGCTATGGATTAATAAAGATGAAGAACATTTTATAAAAGCACGTAAAGTTGATGCTGTAGACACCACTGGTGCTGGTGATGGATTTATTGGATGTTTTGCACATTATTATGTAGCTACAGAAGACATATTATTAGCTCTTGAAAAAGCGACAGCTTATGCAGCACTTAGTGTTACAAGATATGGTACTCAAACTTCTTATCCTACAAAAGAGGAGTTTGAAGAATTTTTAAAATAA
- the hisC gene encoding histidinol-phosphate transaminase: protein MSKYWSSIAKKIEPYVCGEQPKNKKIIKLNTNENPYPPSPKVFQTIKNAAKDDLRLYPDPNCDALRKTIADYYNLSKEEVFIGNGSDEVLAFSFLTFFNPQETIVFSDISYSFYPVYANLYKLDYKLAKLREDFSIDINDFKNAKGGAVITNPNAPTGVYLSLDSVKQILEDNINKVVIVDEAYIDFGGESSVSLIKDYPNLLVIQTLSKSRSLAGIRVGFALGQRHLINGLDRIKNSFNSYTIDRISSLAAIESIKDEEYFKECISKIIKTRNWTINELEKMGFRIIPSKANFIFITHDTYEAKDIFVKLKDENVLVRYFNKDRISNYLRVSIGSKEEMDIFIDKIKKIINKL from the coding sequence ATGAGTAAATATTGGAGCAGTATAGCTAAAAAGATAGAACCTTATGTATGTGGAGAACAACCTAAAAATAAAAAAATTATAAAGTTAAACACTAATGAAAATCCATATCCTCCGTCACCTAAGGTATTCCAGACTATAAAAAATGCTGCCAAGGATGATTTAAGATTATATCCAGATCCTAATTGTGATGCCTTAAGAAAAACTATAGCTGATTACTACAATTTAAGTAAGGAAGAAGTTTTCATAGGAAATGGTTCTGATGAAGTTTTAGCTTTTTCTTTTTTAACTTTTTTTAATCCACAAGAGACTATAGTTTTTTCAGATATTAGTTATAGTTTTTATCCTGTTTATGCAAATTTATATAAATTAGATTATAAGTTAGCAAAACTTAGAGAAGATTTCTCTATAGATATTAATGACTTTAAAAATGCAAAAGGAGGAGCTGTTATAACAAATCCTAATGCACCAACAGGGGTGTATCTTTCGTTAGATTCAGTAAAACAAATTTTAGAGGATAATATAAATAAGGTAGTTATAGTTGATGAAGCTTATATTGATTTTGGAGGAGAATCTTCAGTAAGTCTTATAAAGGATTATCCTAATCTTTTAGTAATACAAACCTTATCCAAATCTCGATCTTTAGCTGGAATAAGAGTAGGATTTGCATTAGGACAAAGGCATCTTATAAATGGATTAGATAGAATAAAAAACTCTTTTAATTCTTATACAATAGATAGAATTTCATCTTTAGCAGCTATAGAATCCATAAAGGATGAAGAATATTTTAAGGAATGTATATCAAAAATAATAAAAACAAGAAATTGGACCATAAATGAATTGGAAAAGATGGGATTTAGAATCATACCATCTAAAGCTAATTTTATATTTATTACTCATGATACATATGAAGCTAAGGATATTTTTGTAAAGCTCAAGGATGAAAATGTACTTGTTAGATACTTTAACAAAGATAGAATAAGTAATTATCTAAGAGTTAGTATAGGTTCTAAAGAAGAAATGGATATTTTTATAGATAAAATAAAGAAGATTATAAATAAATTATAG
- a CDS encoding DUF975 family protein — protein sequence MWTREQIKGRAKRILELNYWKAFLVSLVISIVTADSYGKAEKNVNKFTDDYAIFHNTMFEGVVNWTGKLLVFLASIAIILLILRVVVGYMLEVGGRKFFIKAAEGETNMGYLGYCFKEGSYFGVLVTMLLRSIYTFLWTLLLVIPGIVKTYAYSMVPYILADNPSIGAERAIQLSNKMTDGEKFDMFVLDLSFIGWYIVGALALGIGVLFVNPYVDATKAELYLDLRKKAIENGSTSYEELNVVNCDNNI from the coding sequence ATGTGGACACGAGAACAGATTAAAGGAAGAGCTAAAAGAATATTAGAGCTTAATTACTGGAAAGCCTTTCTAGTAAGTTTAGTTATAAGTATTGTAACTGCAGACAGTTATGGCAAGGCAGAAAAAAATGTTAACAAATTTACTGATGACTACGCTATTTTTCATAATACAATGTTTGAAGGAGTAGTAAATTGGACAGGAAAGCTGTTAGTGTTTTTAGCATCTATAGCAATAATTTTGCTGATTTTAAGAGTTGTAGTAGGATATATGCTTGAAGTAGGTGGAAGGAAATTCTTTATTAAAGCAGCAGAAGGGGAAACTAATATGGGATACCTTGGATATTGCTTTAAAGAAGGAAGCTATTTTGGAGTGCTTGTAACAATGTTATTAAGGAGTATTTATACATTTTTATGGACTTTATTATTAGTAATACCAGGGATAGTTAAGACCTATGCATATAGCATGGTACCATATATATTGGCAGATAATCCTTCTATAGGTGCTGAAAGAGCCATACAGTTAAGTAATAAAATGACAGATGGAGAAAAGTTTGATATGTTCGTACTTGATTTATCATTTATAGGTTGGTATATTGTGGGTGCATTAGCTTTAGGGATAGGTGTATTATTTGTAAATCCATATGTTGATGCTACAAAGGCTGAATTATATTTGGATCTTAGAAAAAAAGCAATAGAAAATGGATCAACGTCTTATGAGGAATTAAATGTTGTAAATTGTGACAACAATATTTAA
- a CDS encoding methyl-accepting chemotaxis protein, which produces MINIFSKKDSEKDNKNDTIEQKVIVEEKHEVETTDTMEFLKEMTVQIEGIIQQHNKVNGEHEVLEKLAKQIENHMATVSNLTERTNESTDKLFSQGKSLLEITKDTVSKSLEGKKSIEGMVKVIENLDIETKDTYENINALGEKLKEIGEIAQLISGIASKTNLLALNAAIEAARAGEQGKGFAVVADEVRKLAEMTGESSSNITNLISGIDSQTKNVLSSVEKSTLVVTEGVESSKGALEKIEEVLDSFNRVEDDTDSLIKTINTQKENISKIFSGINEVDNILTKTNDQIINHIDEAHKVDKKLEESVYHIAQYVK; this is translated from the coding sequence ATGATAAATATTTTTAGTAAAAAAGATAGTGAAAAGGATAATAAAAATGATACTATTGAACAGAAAGTTATTGTTGAAGAAAAACATGAAGTTGAAACTACAGATACTATGGAATTTCTAAAGGAAATGACTGTACAAATAGAGGGTATAATACAGCAGCACAATAAAGTTAATGGTGAGCATGAGGTACTTGAAAAATTAGCAAAGCAGATTGAAAACCATATGGCAACAGTATCAAATTTAACTGAGAGGACTAATGAATCAACGGATAAGCTTTTTAGTCAGGGAAAAAGTTTGTTGGAGATTACAAAAGATACTGTAAGCAAATCCTTAGAAGGTAAAAAATCAATTGAGGGCATGGTTAAAGTAATTGAGAATCTTGATATAGAAACAAAGGATACATATGAAAATATTAATGCTTTGGGTGAAAAACTAAAAGAAATTGGAGAAATAGCTCAATTAATAAGTGGAATAGCCTCAAAAACAAATCTTCTTGCTCTTAATGCCGCTATAGAAGCAGCTCGTGCAGGAGAACAGGGTAAAGGCTTTGCGGTAGTTGCTGATGAAGTTAGAAAATTAGCAGAAATGACAGGCGAGAGTAGTAGCAATATAACTAATTTAATTAGTGGTATAGATTCTCAGACTAAAAATGTTTTAAGTAGTGTGGAAAAAAGTACATTAGTAGTTACAGAAGGTGTAGAATCTTCTAAAGGAGCCCTTGAAAAAATAGAGGAAGTTTTAGATTCATTTAATAGAGTTGAAGATGACACTGATAGTCTAATTAAAACAATTAATACTCAGAAAGAAAATATAAGCAAAATTTTTAGTGGAATAAATGAGGTAGATAACATTCTTACTAAAACAAATGATCAAATTATAAATCATATAGATGAGGCTCATAAAGTAGATAAGAAATTAGAGGAAAGTGTATATCATATAGCCCAATATGTAAAATAA
- the hisF gene encoding imidazole glycerol phosphate synthase subunit HisF, translated as MITKRIIPCLDVDMGRVVKGVNFVNLKDVGDPVEIAEFYNKEGADEIVFLDITATHEGRATMIDVIRKTAEKLFIPLTVGGGIKNINDFKDILRAGADKISVNSAAIRNPKLIGKAAECFGSQCVVVAIDGKKRKDRDGWNVFINGGRIDTGLDAIEWAKKVEKLGAGEILLTSMNGDGTKEGYDVQFTNEISKAVNIPVIASGGCGELEHFGEIFKESSADAALAASLFHFKELSIKEVKDYLKKEGFSVRL; from the coding sequence GTGATTACAAAAAGGATAATACCTTGCTTAGATGTAGATATGGGTAGAGTTGTAAAGGGTGTTAACTTTGTTAATCTAAAGGATGTAGGGGATCCTGTAGAAATAGCAGAGTTTTATAACAAAGAAGGAGCAGATGAAATAGTATTTTTAGATATAACAGCTACTCATGAAGGAAGAGCTACAATGATAGATGTAATTAGAAAAACAGCAGAGAAATTATTTATTCCTCTCACTGTAGGAGGAGGAATTAAAAATATAAATGATTTTAAGGATATATTAAGAGCAGGGGCAGATAAAATATCAGTTAATTCAGCGGCTATAAGGAATCCTAAGCTTATAGGAAAAGCAGCGGAGTGTTTTGGATCGCAATGTGTTGTAGTAGCTATAGATGGTAAAAAACGAAAAGATAGGGATGGATGGAATGTATTTATAAATGGAGGAAGAATAGATACAGGACTTGATGCTATAGAATGGGCAAAAAAGGTTGAAAAATTGGGAGCTGGTGAGATACTACTTACAAGTATGAATGGGGATGGTACAAAAGAAGGTTACGATGTACAATTTACCAATGAAATTTCAAAGGCAGTAAATATTCCTGTAATTGCTTCAGGAGGATGTGGAGAACTAGAGCATTTTGGAGAAATTTTTAAAGAAAGTTCAGCAGATGCAGCATTAGCAGCTTCCTTATTTCATTTTAAAGAATTGAGCATAAAGGAAGTTAAAGACTATTTAAAAAAAGAAGGCTTTAGTGTAAGACTTTAG
- the deoC gene encoding deoxyribose-phosphate aldolase: MKLSKYIDHTLLKPQATEKDILKLIEEAKSYDFASVCVNPSWVKLAHKNLKNTDVKVCTVVGFPLGATSTASKVYETKVAIEDGADEIDMVISVGQLKSGNDEYVKEEIKKIVEASKHKLVKVIIETCLLTEEEKVKACTLAKEAGADYVKTSTGFSTGGAKPEDIKLMRETVGKDMGVKASGGIHTKEEMEAMIENGATRIGASCGVQLVR, translated from the coding sequence ATGAAATTATCTAAGTATATTGATCACACACTATTAAAACCACAAGCAACAGAAAAAGACATTTTAAAACTTATTGAAGAAGCTAAAAGTTATGATTTTGCATCAGTTTGTGTGAATCCTAGCTGGGTTAAGCTTGCACATAAAAATTTGAAAAATACAGATGTTAAGGTTTGTACTGTTGTAGGATTTCCACTTGGAGCAACTTCAACCGCCTCTAAAGTGTATGAAACCAAAGTTGCTATTGAAGATGGTGCAGATGAAATAGATATGGTTATTTCTGTTGGGCAACTTAAATCAGGAAATGATGAATATGTAAAAGAAGAAATCAAAAAAATTGTAGAAGCATCAAAGCATAAATTAGTTAAAGTAATTATAGAAACATGTTTATTAACAGAAGAAGAAAAAGTAAAAGCATGTACTTTAGCTAAAGAAGCAGGTGCAGATTATGTAAAAACTTCAACTGGATTTTCAACTGGTGGAGCAAAACCAGAAGATATTAAATTAATGAGAGAAACAGTTGGTAAAGATATGGGTGTTAAAGCTTCTGGAGGAATCCATACTAAAGAAGAAATGGAAGCTATGATTGAAAATGGTGCCACAAGAATCGGTGCAAGTTGTGGAGTACAACTTGTAAGATAA